A DNA window from Setaria viridis chromosome 2, Setaria_viridis_v4.0, whole genome shotgun sequence contains the following coding sequences:
- the LOC117844755 gene encoding probable protein S-acyltransferase 19, with protein sequence MARKHGWQLPAHTLQIVAITVFFLLVVAFYAFFAPFLGTQVLEYVAIGVYTPVALAVFILYIRCTSINPADPGIMSKFEDGFINVPANSAGVEGMNFPQKENNATGTNSPTSTCRSSLDGHSNQRGSSLGETNINLGSQQPKKRSSCWLIGGLLCAIFVKEDCRKPDDSEQQANGEEALFCTLCNAEVRKFSKHCRSCDKCVDGFDHHCRWLNNCVGRKNYFTFLSLMAISLIWLAIEFGAGIAVIVLCFVDKNASRNIQDKLGNGLTPAPFAVIVGIFTLLSLVACIPLGELFFFHIILIRKGITTYDYVVAMRAMSEAAPEDEEGANIIYSPSNSATTGFSVGSSLGLHHKGSWCTPPRIFIDHDEVIPHLDPGMVPSTVDPDAAGYAERANKAKKAVKISARSLAKLDKNEVMKAAAKARASSSVLRPIDTRRGHEADVVSSGNASIRSSMSVDYSGTKESNSEMRLSPLQNSYPQSLASQDDYETGTPTASSLSSPVHIHKLASHSQFSAAPHPPPPERPAPGMMRPPVPTTQGIPRPPVPTTQITNPMFQSATSYVRENRRASVVWDQEAGRYVSVPAQTRIGPGVEQAARNPRFLANPSGEPSSHGRSLAPGNTSSSAMPSGQPSEGLTYSGQSIFFGGPILSTPGINAQRNEAVARARPEGSRDPNAQQRDIRGEKARTGSLPVFAPGTFQRNPAYDK encoded by the exons ATGGCCCGGAAGCACGGCTGGCAGCTGCCGGCCCACACCCTGCAG ATTGTTGCGATAACGGTTTTCTTCCTTCTGGTGGTCGCATTTTATGCCTTCTTTGCACCATTTCTGGGAACACAAGTCCTCGAGTATGTTGCAATCGGTGTTTATACTCCTGTG GCACTTGCGGTTTTCATCCTTTACATCCGATGCACAAGTATAAACCCTGCAGATCCTGGGATTATGTCAAAATTTGAGGATGGCTTTATCAATGTACCAGCCAACAGTGCTGGAGTCGAAGGAATGAATTTTCCCCAGAAAGAAAACAATGCTACTGGAACAAACTCCCCAACGTCTACTTGTAGAAGCTCTCTGGATGGGCATTCCAATCAGAGAGGTTCATCTTTAGGGGAGACGAACATAAATCTAGGATCACAACAGCCAAAGAAAAGATCAAGCTGTTGGTTGATAGGTGGGCTTCTGTGTGCTATATTTGTCAAGGAGGACTGCCGGAAACCTGATGACTCAGAGCAACAAGCAAATGGTGAAGAGGCTCTGTTTTGCACATTATGTAATGCTGAG GTTCGCAAGTTCAGCAAACACTGCAGAAGCTGTGACAAGTGTGTGGATGGATTTGATCATCATTGTCGG TGGCTGAATAACTGTGTTGGCCGGAAGAACTATTTCACGTTTCTTTCTCTGATGGCAATCAGTCTTATTTGG CTTGCAATTGAATTTGGAGCGGGCATTGCTGTTATTGTACTCTGCTTTGTCGATAAGAATGCATCAAGAAATATCCAAGACAAGCTGGGGAATGGCTTGACTCCTGCTCCATTTGCTGTTATTGTG gGAATATTTACCTTACTTTCATTGGTGGCCTGCATACCTTTAGGGGAACTTTTCTTCTTCCACATAATATTGATAAGAAAG GGGATCACAACTTATGATTATGTTGTTGCAATGAGAGCTATGAGTGAGGCAGCTCCAGAGGATGAGGAAGGAGCAAACATTATTTACTCCCCATCAAATTCAGCGACAACTGGCTTCAGTGTAGGAAGTTCACTTGGTCTTCACCACAAGGGTTCTTGGTGTACACCTCCAAGGATATTTATTGATCAT GATGAAGTGATCCCACATTTGGATCCTGGAATGGTGCCTTCAACTGTGGACCCTGATGCTGCTGGATATGCTGAGAGAGCAAACAAAGCCAAAAAGGCAGTTAAAATCAGTGCTCGGAGCCTTGCAAAGCTGGATAAAAATGAGGTAATGAAAGCTGCTGCAAAAGCTCGGGCATCATCCTCAGTTCTGCGACCAATTGATACCCGACGTGGTCATGAAGCTGATGTTGTCTCCAGCGGCAATGCAAGCATCAGGAGTAGCATGAGTGTCGACTACAGTGGCACAAAGGAATCAAACAGTGAAATGAGACTTTCTCCACTTCAGAATTCATACCCCCAAAGTCTTGCAAGCCAGGACGACTACGAGACCGGCACACCAACTGCGAGCAGTTTAAGTAGCCCGGTCCACATCCACAAGCTTGCCTCTCATTCTCAGTTCAGTGCAGCGCCTCACCCTCCACCACCTGAGAGGCCTGCACCGGGGATGATGCGGCCACCTGTTCCCACCACACAAGGGATACCTCGGCCACCTGTTCCCACCACACAAATAACCAACCCGATGTTCCAGTCAGCTACATCTTATGTTCGAGAGAACCGAAGAGCTTCTGTTGTCTGGGATCAAGAGGCTGGTCGGTACGTGTCGGTTCCTGCCCAAACAAGAATTGGACCTGGCGTCGAGCAGGCAGCAAGAAACCCACGTTTCTTGGCGAACCCAAGTGGTGAGCCAAGCAGCCACGGGAGAAGCCTTGCGCCTGGGAACACCTCATCCTCAGCGATGCCATCAGGGCAACCATCAGAGGGGCTGACATATTCTGGGCAATCGATATTCTTCGGTGGCCCCATACTGAGCACCCCTGGCATCAACGCCCAGAGGAACGAGGCGGTCGCAAGAGCACGCCCCGAGGGAAGCAGAGATCCCAATGCCCAGCAGCGTGACATCCGGGGCGAGAAAGCGCGGACAGGCTCTTTGCCTGTGTTTGCTCCCGGGACGTTCCAGAGGAACCCAGCGTATGACAAGTGA